DNA sequence from the Shewanella piezotolerans WP3 genome:
AAAGCAATGGCGGTGGATTACCATTAATGTCACGCCTAGTCGAAGAGGGTGAAAGCAAAACCTATAGTCCTATGATGACCTTAGCTGCTGGTGAAACAGTAGAATTAGGTATGGCTAGCGAATGTAACTTTACCTTTGGCTTTGGCGGAGATGGCTGTACTAATCACGGCATGATGTTAATCAGCTTGGAAGATAACTGGGGCATGACTTCGCCAATGGGGCAAGGCAGTTACTCGTTTATCGCTCACCCATTAGATGGTCAATCGCACAGTGTTGATGAAGATGCTGAGATGGGTGACCTCGTTGGAGCTGTGTTGCTTGACTCAGAGTCATTCTTTGCTGCCGCGAATTTTGATGCAGAGTGGACGCCCTATTCGCTGAGTTTAGCTAACGCGATTCCTGGCGATCCATTTGCTATTAATGATCAAGGTGAAATTATTGTTAACAATCCAGCAGCGATTGATTACGACTTAGGCAATACTAGTTTTAACCTAGAGGTCATTGGTCGCCATGGTAATACTTATACTGCGGTATCAAATGTACAAGTAATGGTTAACAACGTTAATGACATTGCTCCTGAGCTTGTCGCTGAAATGCCTGCAGTTTCCATGGGAGAAACTGATACAGTTGAAATTGATGCTTCTATGTACTTTAGCGAAGCGGAAGGTGATGCTCTGACCTATAGTGCGACAGGGTTGCCAGAAGGTGTGAGCATTGACAGTGTCAGTGGCATGATCAGTGGTAGCGCAGCTGCAGGGGCTGCTGGAGAGTACGAAGTGGTTGTAACTGCAGATGATGCAGTGAATAAAACAGAAGCTAGCTTCGTGATGACGCTAAATGCTCCTGTTGCTAAGGAGCCGGTAAGTGTAGATAACGGTGGTAGTTTAGGTGTTGGATTACTTAGCTTATTTGCACTGCTAGGTCTGCGCCGAAAAGTACGCCGTTAAGTAAAGCATGATCTAACTGACATCTGTCGTTAGTTAAAAGAGAGCACATCAGTGCTCTCTTTTTTATGGCAAAGGTACAATTTGATACAGCTAAAGCGACTCATAGGTGAGATAAATTCAAGTTGCTGATTCTTAATAATTAAATTTGAATGCATTAATTGGTAGCGCTTTTATTTATGTGATTTAGAGGCAGTTTTTTGTCGCGGTAATGGCTTAGGTGTTGGATTGCTGAACATGCAGAGATAAGATGCATGTTAGGTAAAGGTTAATAAGAGATGTTTTATTAGCTTGGAAAGGATCGTTTTAAAGGCTATTAAGGGAGTGTCGTAAGCTAATATGATTTCATTACCACATCAAAAATATCTGATTGGCCAATGTAGCGTAAATTGCCACGACATGACGATAAGCAAGGATGAAAATGTTGTTACCTTGCCTGCAAAAGTCTTCGAATTTTTAAAGTTATTGATCTTGCATGCAAACCAAACAGTTACTAAAGACGTTGCTATTGAGCAAGTGTGGCTCGGTAACGTTGAGGTGGGCAAGCGTGGTACTGGTAATGCGATATGGCAACTAAGAAAAACCGTTAGCGAACTTGGAGAAGAACCAGAGCACTATTTCAAAACGATCACTAAAATAGGCTATCAACTATTACTGACCCCAGAGGCCATTGATGAGGAGTCATATCAGCCTGCAGCAGTGACTGTCGATAGTTATCCGCCCCGTGCTCACGCCATTTTCAAACCTGTTATCGCCCTATTGAGCCTCATGCTATTTACTTCTTTGGGTTATATGTTCCACTCGTTTTATCTTCCCAGTTCGCAACTTGAAGCACTCACAGTCGAGCGGATCACTAACTTTGAAGGTGTTGAGGAGCAAGCCGCTATCTCGCCTGACGGTCGTTTCATGGCTTTTCAGTGGCGTAGAGAGCTGAAAAAGGCACAAATTTACATTAAAGATCTCACCGATAAAAGCGCGCCTTTAAGGCAAGTATCGATGAGTGAAGATAAAGAAACGTCGCCGACTTGGTCACCAGATGGGCAAGCATTGGCTTACTTCAGTTTTAATGCCAGTGGACAGTGCGAACTCCATGTCAGAGAGCTTATTACAAATCAAGATCGACTGATCGATACGGGCTGTACAAGTAGTGGTTACGTTCACAGTTTAGACTGGTCACCAGACGGTAAATTTCTTGCTTATGCCAAAGCGGGTGAAGCTAGCGTAGCAATATATGCTTATAGTTTCGCCTCTTCGGAGATCAGTCAGCTCTCTTATCCGAACACGGGAGAAGAAGATCTATTAGTAAGCTGGTCAGCGAATAGCGATGAGTTTGCCGTGGTGCGCTCGGTGGCGATGGATGCCAGTATTATTGTGTTATCACGTTCAAACGATAGTGTCGTTAAAGTGGTAGAGAGCGAAACGATGGTGATAAGTCTTGAGTGGGAACATGATGCCAATATGCTGTACTTTAATGCGCTGCGCGATGGTGCATTTGTTATTGAGCAATATAGTTTTGAATCGCAATCGATTACCGATTTTCACCGAGATGACACTATCAGCAGCTTGGCAATTAATGAAAAAAATAACCGTCTTTACTACTCTCGTCACTTGTCCCAAGAGCATATTACAGTGCACTCATTGACTAATGGGCAGGTAAAGCATCGGCTCGCCTCCTCTTCCCGCGATATGTTTGGTCAGTTTATAGCAAGCTCACAAGAAGTACTGTTTTTGTCAAACCGCAGCGGTGGCTGGGAGTTATGGGTTAATCAAGATGCCGGTAGTAAGCAACTGACGCAGCAGATGGGGATTGTTGGCATTCCGGCAGCATCACCCATAGGCAGTCAATATGTGCTCCCCATCAAAGCAAAAGATGCTGACAGTTACAGCCTTTATTTGGGAGATGTTGCTACTGAATCGCTCGCTAAAATACGCGGTATAAAAGGGGATGTTCGTAACCCTTCATTCTCGAACAATGGTAGTAAGATATACTACTCTAGTAACCTCGAAGGTCATTGGGGAGTTTACGCTTATGATCTTAACAGCCAACGGGTTGAGTTTATGTTCGGTCAGGCTGCTAAGTACGCAGTTGAGGATGATGTTGGAGGTCTCTATTATACCCGTGATAACCAAGCTGGCATTTATTACCATGCCAACGACGGTAGTGAAGATATTCAAGTGACGAGTGAGCTATCGAGTAGTGACTGGGGCAGCTTTTTTTATCAAAACAATGCCCTTTATTTTATTAAGCGCACAGATACTAATGATCAAGTCATCGCGATAACGGCAGATGGACAGCAACATACTGTGTTTAGTTTGCCCGCCGTGAGTATTCGTGGCCAGCGAGCGCTAGCAAAAGCTGATGATGAGAGTGTTGTGATTAGTATGCTTGGGATTAATGACGCTGATATTTACAGTGTATCTTTAGCTGCGCGTCATTAAGCTAAGGTCGTCGAAAAAGCGGTGTAGCTAAGTGACGTTCATTAAGCTATTTGAGGCATATCTAGAACCTGTTTTTGACTAAGAAACGCCATTCCCAATTATTGACTTCTACGCCAGTGGTAAATGGCACACTAAAATCGATATGCGCGACGTTGCCATAACTCGATTTAGAAGAGTAGATCCGTGCACCAATCCCGACGCTGCCTATCACACCTGATATTTCGTTGTTGTCGTCGTTTCCGCCTGTAGCTTGACCAACGTCGGTAAAGACCGCCCATCCTAATTCCGCTAACTGATACAGGTTAATATTCGGGTAGTTACGCACTTCAGCTGTAAACGCCCATTGATTATCACCATATTGATAATCGTTAGGGTAACCGCGGATCCCAGTATCATCACCAAGAGCAAAAGGTCGGTCGACATAGTTATTTTGTGAGGCGCTCAATCTTAACTTGGAGTAAGCAGTCCACTTAGATGTAATGTGATAAAAATACTCTGCGGCGACATTAACCTTAAAGTAGTCCTTTTGGCTGGTGGCAAATACACCCTCACCATCCATCTCGAGTAGTAATAAATGATCTTGGGCTTGAAAGCCTCTGCTAGATTGCCAATTGATATGGTAACCCACAGGGGAGTCATCATTGAGATCTCGAGTCTCTAACCCGAGTTTGACATAGTGTTGCCAGCCGAGGTTAAAATCCTCATTGTAGTTAATCAGGTGGACATTATTGAGCACTTTAAAATCGTCTTGCAGGTATTGATAGGCAACCCAAGGGTAGAGGAAATCGCGATCTTGCGGTAACTCTGAGGTCGGGTACTCTTCAATGTTGGCAAACTCATGCTTATCTTGGGTCAGCCCTGTAATGATCCGTGAAAGCTCATCATTGTTGTGGTCGAGTAACCAGCCGAATCGAGCGCTGTTATAGGTGACTGCATGTTCAAACTCGTTAAATTCTAAACCGTTTTGTTTTAAGGTGTCGACACGAAGATCATCTAAATACTCCGCGGAATACATGTTGCTGCCGTCAAGTGTGTAAAAAGGCTTTTCAAAATACAGATGAGTCGCTTGGCCGTCACTATTGTCATAAAAGTCTGCCGCTATAGTGGCATGTTCAATAAAATTAAGCGGGGCTTTTATGGCAAACTTATAGCCAGTTCTATCGGCATTTGACTGATATTTAAAACGCGTACGGATCCCTAAACCAAGCAGGTTATCCTCTTTAATACCAATAGAGAATTTACTTTCACCACCACTACGGCCAACACTAAAGGTAGGTAGTAAAGACCAGTTATCCCAAGTCTCTACTAGAATATTTTCAGCGTCGTCATCGGCTATATCGGCATCTGGAGCTGGTGTGGCAAAATCAATTTCAGCATCTCGAATGTAGGGCTCTGCGCGCAAAATACGTTGCACTTCATCGAGATCTTTCTGGCTGACATTGTCATTTTCTTTAAAACTGAGCTTATCGCGTATGACATAGTCGCGGGTATTGATATGCAGGTAGTTAGCCCAGCGGTGAATAAAAAAAGTCTCGGGATCCGACAGGTCAAAAATATCATTGCTCTTAATAACAATGTTTTCGACTCTCTTTTTCTGCTCGTAATCCAATGCTTTGGAATCAGGTTTACTCGCTGCGGTTTCCTCAGCACAAGCAGCACTAGATAGTGCGAAAGTCAGTAATGCTAAAGTGAAACTGCTAAATCGAGTCATAGATAGGAAAAGCACCCCGTCGCAACTAAGAAGTAATACCAATCAGTATAAGAAATTGATCTACTCAGAGCGTTTTGGGCACGCTAGTTCAAGGCGAATAAATGACATAATGGTTATTCCCTTATGAGTTTATTCAACGCAGAAGTAGCAAGCCAAAAACACTCCTACAGGCGAGTTTTATCGACTCTAATGCTGCGTTAATGAAATTGAAGCT
Encoded proteins:
- a CDS encoding DPP IV N-terminal domain-containing protein — its product is MISLPHQKYLIGQCSVNCHDMTISKDENVVTLPAKVFEFLKLLILHANQTVTKDVAIEQVWLGNVEVGKRGTGNAIWQLRKTVSELGEEPEHYFKTITKIGYQLLLTPEAIDEESYQPAAVTVDSYPPRAHAIFKPVIALLSLMLFTSLGYMFHSFYLPSSQLEALTVERITNFEGVEEQAAISPDGRFMAFQWRRELKKAQIYIKDLTDKSAPLRQVSMSEDKETSPTWSPDGQALAYFSFNASGQCELHVRELITNQDRLIDTGCTSSGYVHSLDWSPDGKFLAYAKAGEASVAIYAYSFASSEISQLSYPNTGEEDLLVSWSANSDEFAVVRSVAMDASIIVLSRSNDSVVKVVESETMVISLEWEHDANMLYFNALRDGAFVIEQYSFESQSITDFHRDDTISSLAINEKNNRLYYSRHLSQEHITVHSLTNGQVKHRLASSSRDMFGQFIASSQEVLFLSNRSGGWELWVNQDAGSKQLTQQMGIVGIPAASPIGSQYVLPIKAKDADSYSLYLGDVATESLAKIRGIKGDVRNPSFSNNGSKIYYSSNLEGHWGVYAYDLNSQRVEFMFGQAAKYAVEDDVGGLYYTRDNQAGIYYHANDGSEDIQVTSELSSSDWGSFFYQNNALYFIKRTDTNDQVIAITADGQQHTVFSLPAVSIRGQRALAKADDESVVISMLGINDADIYSVSLAARH